From the Manihot esculenta cultivar AM560-2 chromosome 3, M.esculenta_v8, whole genome shotgun sequence genome, one window contains:
- the LOC110610864 gene encoding ubiquitin carboxyl-terminal hydrolase 14 isoform X2: protein MDLLRSNLSRVRIPEPTNRIYKHECCISFDTPRSEGGLFVDMNTFLAFGKDCVGWNYEKTGNSVYLHIKQTKKLVPEDRPSKKPTLLAIGVDGGFDNNEPEYEETHNIVILPDYVTFPFPSVELPEKVRLAVDAILMAEGEERKGQLAAWTADKKQISAYAMNLQQIDNGVTVPPSGWKCAKCEKKENLWLNLTDGMILCGRKNWDGSGGNNHAIEHYKETKYPLAVKLGTITADLDAADVFSYPEDESVLDPLLSQHLAFFGIDFSSLQKTEMTTAERELDQNINFDWNRIQESGEELEPIFGPGYTGLVNLGNSCYMAATMQVVFSTRSFCSRYYMNLSLKEAFELAPADPTVDLNMQLTKLAHGMLSGKYSVPAMEKDDNANAATSTSSKQEGIPPRMFKSVIAASHPDFSSMRQQDALEFFLHFLDQVERANGGKPTLDPSRSFKFGIEERILCSSGKVAYNRRLDYILSLNIPLHEATNKDELEAFQKLKAGEISEGKDVSSEEIVRPRVPLEACLASFSAPEQIQDFYSTALKAKTTAQKSAGLTSFPDYLVLHMRKFVMEEGWVPKKLVPDGEADSNKLLANEDIVSQLVSMGFNHLHCEKAAINTLNTGVEEAMNWLLAHMDDPDIDLPISQEAQGTEVVDQSKIDTLISFGFEEELARKALKASAGDIEKATDWIFNNPNASISSDMDATTSSISPTPDDSGLPDGGGRYRLFGIVSHIGTSTQCGHYVAHVFKNGRWVIFNDNKVGASVNPPKDMGYLYFFERLDS, encoded by the exons ATGGACCTGCTCCGATCCAATCTCTCTCGAGTTCGGATTCCGGAACCTACCAATCGCATCTACAAGCACGAATGTTGCATCTCATTTGACACTCCG AGATCAGAAGGTGGATTGTTTGTCGACATGAACACATTTCTCGCATTTGGAAAGGATTGTGTTGGTTGGAACTATGAGAAGACTGGAAACTCAGTTTATTTGCACATAAAGCAAACAAAAAAATTGGTTCCTGAAGATAGACCTTCAAAAAAACCGACTTTGTTGGCTATAG GTGTTGATGGAGGATTTGACAACAATGAACCTGAATATGAAGAAACGCACAATATAGTGATATTGCCTGATTATGttacttttccttttccttctgTAGAGTTGCCAGAGAAG GTAAGGTTGGCAGTTGATGCCATTTTGATGGCTGAAGGTGAAGAACGGAAGGGACAGCTGGCTGCTTGGACAGCTGATAAGAAGCAAATTAGTGCATATGCAATGAATCTACAACAGATTGACAATGGTGTTACTGTTCCTCCATCAGGCTGGAAATGTGCAAAGTGTGAGAAAAAAGAGAATTTGTGGTTGAATCTCACTGATGGAATGATCCTTTGTGGAAGGAAGAATTGGGATGGAAGTGGTGGAAATAACCATGCCATTGAACATTACAAGGAGACGAAATACCCTCTTGCTGTAAAACTTGGGACAATTACTGCTGATCTGGATGCAGCAG ATGTTTTCTCCTATCCAGAAGATGAAAGTGttttggacccacttttatCACAACATCTGGCATTTTTTGGCATTGATTTTTCATCACTACAGAAG ACTGAAATGACAACTGCTGAAAGGGAACTCGACCAGAATATCAACTTTGACTGGAATCGAATTCAAGAAAGTGGAGAGGAACTGGAACCAATTTTTGGACCTGGTTATACAGGGCTTGTGAATCTTGGAAACAG TTGCTACATGGCAGCTACAATGCAAGTTGTGTTCTCAACACGTTCTTTCTGTTCACG ATACTATATGAACCTGAGCTTGAAAGAGGCATTTGAGTTGGCTCCTGCTGATCCAACTGTAGACTTAAATATGCAATT AACCAAGCTGGCACATGGTATGCTATCTGGTAAATACTCGGTGCCAGCAATGGAG AAAGATGATAATGCAAATGCTGCAACCTCAACAAGCTCT AAACAGGAAGGAATACCTCCTCGTATGTTCAAGTCAGTTATTGCTGCCAGCCATCCTGATTTTTCTTCTATGAGGCAACAG GATGCATTGGAATTCTTCCTACATTTTCTTGATCAAGTTGAACGTGCTAATGGTGGGAAACCTACATTAGATCCTTCGAGGAGCTTTAAGTTTGGTATCGAGGAGCGTATCTTGTGTTCATCTGGAAAGGTTGCTTATAACAGAAGGCTTGACTATATTCTTTCTTTGAATATTCCGTTGCATGAAGCTACTAATAAAG ATGAACTTGAAGCCTTCCAAAAATTGAAAGCAGGAGAGATTTCAGAAGGGAAAGATGT ATCCAGTGAGGAAATTGTACGCCCCAGGGTACCTCTAGAGGCTTGCCTTGCAAGCTTTTCAGCTCCAGAGCAAATACAGGATTTTTATAGCACTGCCTTGAAGGCCAAGACAACAGCACAAAA GTCTGCTGGCCTAACTTCATTCCCTGATTATTTGGTGTTGCACATGAGGAAATTTGTCATGGAGGAAGGCTGGGTGCCGAAAAAACTTG TACCTGATGGTGAGGCTGATTCAAATAAGCTTCTGGCCAATGAGGATATTGTTTCCCAGCTTGTCTCAATGGGGTTCAACCATCTTCATTGTGAGAAAGCTGCTATAAATACCTTAAACACTGGAGTAGAAGAGGCAATGAATTGGTTACTCGCTCACATGGATGACCCAG ATATAGATCTTCCCATTTCTCAAGAGGCACAGGGGACTGAAGTTGTTGACCAATCCAAAATTGATACTTTGATTTCATTTGGTTTTGAAGAAGAACTAGCTCGAAAAGCATTGAAGGCATCG GCTGGGGACATTGAGAAAGCAACAGATTGGATATTCAACAATCCTAATGCTTCTATTTCATCTGATATGGACGCCACGACATCAAGCATCTCACCTACCCCAGATGATTCTGGGCTACCTGATGGAGGAGGGA GATATAGGCTTTTTGGAATAGTGAGCCACATTGGAACTTCCACACAGTGCGGCCATTATGTTGCACATGTCTTTAAAAATGGAAGATGGGTTATTTTCAACGATAACAAGGTCGGAGCTTCTGTAAACCCACCAAAGGATATGGGGTATTTGTACTTCTTTGAGAGGCTTGACAGCTAG
- the LOC110610864 gene encoding ubiquitin carboxyl-terminal hydrolase 14 isoform X1 has product MDLLRSNLSRVRIPEPTNRIYKHECCISFDTPRSEGGLFVDMNTFLAFGKDCVGWNYEKTGNSVYLHIKQTKKLVPEDRPSKKPTLLAIGVDGGFDNNEPEYEETHNIVILPDYVTFPFPSVELPEKVRLAVDAILMAEGEERKGQLAAWTADKKQISAYAMNLQQIDNGVTVPPSGWKCAKCEKKENLWLNLTDGMILCGRKNWDGSGGNNHAIEHYKETKYPLAVKLGTITADLDAADVFSYPEDESVLDPLLSQHLAFFGIDFSSLQKTEMTTAERELDQNINFDWNRIQESGEELEPIFGPGYTGLVNLGNSCYMAATMQVVFSTRSFCSRYYMNLSLKEAFELAPADPTVDLNMQLTKLAHGMLSGKYSVPAMEKDDNANAATSTSSKQEGIPPRMFKSVIAASHPDFSSMRQQDALEFFLHFLDQVERANGGKPTLDPSRSFKFGIEERILCSSGKVAYNRRLDYILSLNIPLHEATNKDELEAFQKLKAGEISEGKDVSSEEIVRPRVPLEACLASFSAPEQIQDFYSTALKAKTTAQKSAGLTSFPDYLVLHMRKFVMEEGWVPKKLDVYIDVPDIIDISHMRSRGLQAGEELLPDGVPDGEADSNKLLANEDIVSQLVSMGFNHLHCEKAAINTLNTGVEEAMNWLLAHMDDPDIDLPISQEAQGTEVVDQSKIDTLISFGFEEELARKALKASAGDIEKATDWIFNNPNASISSDMDATTSSISPTPDDSGLPDGGGRYRLFGIVSHIGTSTQCGHYVAHVFKNGRWVIFNDNKVGASVNPPKDMGYLYFFERLDS; this is encoded by the exons ATGGACCTGCTCCGATCCAATCTCTCTCGAGTTCGGATTCCGGAACCTACCAATCGCATCTACAAGCACGAATGTTGCATCTCATTTGACACTCCG AGATCAGAAGGTGGATTGTTTGTCGACATGAACACATTTCTCGCATTTGGAAAGGATTGTGTTGGTTGGAACTATGAGAAGACTGGAAACTCAGTTTATTTGCACATAAAGCAAACAAAAAAATTGGTTCCTGAAGATAGACCTTCAAAAAAACCGACTTTGTTGGCTATAG GTGTTGATGGAGGATTTGACAACAATGAACCTGAATATGAAGAAACGCACAATATAGTGATATTGCCTGATTATGttacttttccttttccttctgTAGAGTTGCCAGAGAAG GTAAGGTTGGCAGTTGATGCCATTTTGATGGCTGAAGGTGAAGAACGGAAGGGACAGCTGGCTGCTTGGACAGCTGATAAGAAGCAAATTAGTGCATATGCAATGAATCTACAACAGATTGACAATGGTGTTACTGTTCCTCCATCAGGCTGGAAATGTGCAAAGTGTGAGAAAAAAGAGAATTTGTGGTTGAATCTCACTGATGGAATGATCCTTTGTGGAAGGAAGAATTGGGATGGAAGTGGTGGAAATAACCATGCCATTGAACATTACAAGGAGACGAAATACCCTCTTGCTGTAAAACTTGGGACAATTACTGCTGATCTGGATGCAGCAG ATGTTTTCTCCTATCCAGAAGATGAAAGTGttttggacccacttttatCACAACATCTGGCATTTTTTGGCATTGATTTTTCATCACTACAGAAG ACTGAAATGACAACTGCTGAAAGGGAACTCGACCAGAATATCAACTTTGACTGGAATCGAATTCAAGAAAGTGGAGAGGAACTGGAACCAATTTTTGGACCTGGTTATACAGGGCTTGTGAATCTTGGAAACAG TTGCTACATGGCAGCTACAATGCAAGTTGTGTTCTCAACACGTTCTTTCTGTTCACG ATACTATATGAACCTGAGCTTGAAAGAGGCATTTGAGTTGGCTCCTGCTGATCCAACTGTAGACTTAAATATGCAATT AACCAAGCTGGCACATGGTATGCTATCTGGTAAATACTCGGTGCCAGCAATGGAG AAAGATGATAATGCAAATGCTGCAACCTCAACAAGCTCT AAACAGGAAGGAATACCTCCTCGTATGTTCAAGTCAGTTATTGCTGCCAGCCATCCTGATTTTTCTTCTATGAGGCAACAG GATGCATTGGAATTCTTCCTACATTTTCTTGATCAAGTTGAACGTGCTAATGGTGGGAAACCTACATTAGATCCTTCGAGGAGCTTTAAGTTTGGTATCGAGGAGCGTATCTTGTGTTCATCTGGAAAGGTTGCTTATAACAGAAGGCTTGACTATATTCTTTCTTTGAATATTCCGTTGCATGAAGCTACTAATAAAG ATGAACTTGAAGCCTTCCAAAAATTGAAAGCAGGAGAGATTTCAGAAGGGAAAGATGT ATCCAGTGAGGAAATTGTACGCCCCAGGGTACCTCTAGAGGCTTGCCTTGCAAGCTTTTCAGCTCCAGAGCAAATACAGGATTTTTATAGCACTGCCTTGAAGGCCAAGACAACAGCACAAAA GTCTGCTGGCCTAACTTCATTCCCTGATTATTTGGTGTTGCACATGAGGAAATTTGTCATGGAGGAAGGCTGGGTGCCGAAAAAACTTG ATGTATATATAGATGTCCCTGATATAATAGATATCAGTCACATGCGAAGCAGAGGCCTTCAAGCAGGGGAGGAGTTGTTGCCAGATGGTG TACCTGATGGTGAGGCTGATTCAAATAAGCTTCTGGCCAATGAGGATATTGTTTCCCAGCTTGTCTCAATGGGGTTCAACCATCTTCATTGTGAGAAAGCTGCTATAAATACCTTAAACACTGGAGTAGAAGAGGCAATGAATTGGTTACTCGCTCACATGGATGACCCAG ATATAGATCTTCCCATTTCTCAAGAGGCACAGGGGACTGAAGTTGTTGACCAATCCAAAATTGATACTTTGATTTCATTTGGTTTTGAAGAAGAACTAGCTCGAAAAGCATTGAAGGCATCG GCTGGGGACATTGAGAAAGCAACAGATTGGATATTCAACAATCCTAATGCTTCTATTTCATCTGATATGGACGCCACGACATCAAGCATCTCACCTACCCCAGATGATTCTGGGCTACCTGATGGAGGAGGGA GATATAGGCTTTTTGGAATAGTGAGCCACATTGGAACTTCCACACAGTGCGGCCATTATGTTGCACATGTCTTTAAAAATGGAAGATGGGTTATTTTCAACGATAACAAGGTCGGAGCTTCTGTAAACCCACCAAAGGATATGGGGTATTTGTACTTCTTTGAGAGGCTTGACAGCTAG
- the LOC110610867 gene encoding uncharacterized protein LOC110610867, with amino-acid sequence MAMLCTKIHKSNLNKEDQESYDRINKGNKLFLCFRPVIMDGSDYVNRGRGHSNSFARYVQMEDKDGVIFAHLYSDLPSSAASSFSSQTEKEVDGHRKKKSKRKFLRAIKAVLFETSLAKKIKKKAFPRKSKQSTTPEAENNVNPENEDSPFQKSSMKSYGTTGTFAPSMNSCAWSSRNPSLNSPNSMLLSDKSLPLESYNNLMEIKKNQELVQEENGKVHGSATKGLVLLLVTLVVLVFWGKLYAILCTSTWLFLVPNWNSGKKFLKIMAKSHSMDLDERKKKTFMEVIFDSDRRSPSPLMS; translated from the exons ATGGCCATGCTCTGTACCAAGATCCACAAATCCAACCTCAACAAGGAAGATCAAGAATCCTATGACAGAATAAACAAAGGAAACAAGCTTTTCTTATGTTTTAGACCGGTGATCATGGATGGCTCTGACTATGTAAATCGTGGCAGGGGACATTCAAATTCCTTTGCCAGGTATGTTCAGATGGAAGATAAAGATGGAGTGATTTTTGCCCACTTATACTCGGATTTACCATCATCAGCCGCATCATCTTTCTCATCCCAAACGGAGAAAGAAGTCGACGGTCACCGGAAAAAGAAAAGTAAGAGAAAGTTCTTGCGTGCTATCAAGGCTGTACTCTTCGAGACATCATTg GCTAAGAAGATCAAGAAAAAAGCTTTTCCAAGGAAGTCAAAGCAGTCTACGACTCCAGAGGCAGAAAATAATGTGAACCCAGAAAATGAAGATTCACCATTTCAAAAAAGTTCCATGAAAAGTTATGGAACAACAGGAACATTTGCTCCTTCTATGAATTCATGTGCCTGGAGTTCACGTAATCCTTCCCTGAATTCCCCAAATTCAATGCTATTATCAGACAAGAGTCTTCCACTTGaatcatataataatttaatggaGATCAAAAAGAATCAGGAATTGGTGCAAGAGGAAAATGGAAAAGTGCATGGCAGTGCTACTAAAGGATTGGTCTTGCTTCTCGTGACTCTTGTGGTTCTGGTCTTCTGGGGTAAGTTATACGCTATCTTGTGCACATCGACATGGCTTTTCTTAGTCCCAAACTGGAATTCTGGGAAGAAATTTCTGAAAATCATGGCTAAATCGCATTCAATGGATTTAGACGAGCGCAAGAAAAAGACTTTTATGGAGGTGATATTTGACAGCGACCGCCGTTCTCCGTCGCCCTTGATGAGTTAA
- the LOC110610865 gene encoding LOW QUALITY PROTEIN: ABC1 family protein YPL109C, mitochondrial-like (The sequence of the model RefSeq protein was modified relative to this genomic sequence to represent the inferred CDS: inserted 1 base in 1 codon), which yields MPRYLAFGSARTVAHSLHPRGKTNISEVNNNGLYYIAGFPYTLWRLYNWNKHSFRRDYPSPLPQTRHCLLNSCVSRSFCAHSASSAISYHGQVVWKRFSQICFYNRPTLPPINRIACAVSIALTRSNLLVPRVIAFIIGELAWTRRTWAEGQSLRKRDAMYTQTQDGHIYLNAVVLSLFESIILLLRAVYLAILFLPCIAMAPFAGPLSVKFRNTWLYVVRLTLEKAGPAFIKWGQWAATRPDLFPQDLCRELATLHAKAPAHSFAFTRMTIERAFGRKLPEIFSNFEEEPIASGSVXQVHRATLKYRYPGQEIEPIVVAVKVRHPSVADAIRRDFVLLNFLAKILKFVPTLKWSRLEESIQQFAVFMMSQVDLAREAAHLSRFIYNFRRWKDVSFPRPLYPLVHPDVLVETYEQGESVLHYVDDVEGNKRIKSALAHIGTQALLKMLLVDNFIHADMHPGNILVRLMDHDPHKQLFGSRPHVVFLDVGMTAELSKRDRLNTLEFFKAIAVLDGRTAAECILRLSKQQNCPDPRAFIEEVEKCYNLWRSPDESGVRPADCLQQLLEHVRRHKVNIDGNVCIVMVTTLVLEGWQRKLDPDYDVMHTLQSLLFKVDWADSLLYTFEGLMAP from the exons ATGCcaag ATATTTGGCATTTGGAAGTGCTAGGACAGTTGCACATTCCCTTCACCCTAGGGGGAAGACTAACATCTCAGAGGTAAACAATAATGGGTTGTATTACATAGCCGGTTTCCCTTACACCCTATGGAGATTATACAACTGGAATAAGCATTCATTTCGAAGGGATTATCCGTCTCCATTGCCTCAAACGAGGCACTGCTTATTGAACTCTTGTGTATCTAGAAGCTTCTGTGCCCATTCAGCAAGCAGTGCCATTTCTTACCATGGTCAAGTTGTTTGGAAAAGGTTTTCTCAAATTTGTTTTTACAATAGACCAACTTTACCCCCAATAAATAGAATAGCCTGTGCAGTGAGCATAGCTTTGACACGATCAAATCTGTTGGTTCCTCGTGTTATTGCCTTCATCATTGGAGAGCTTGCTTGGACTCGACGAACATGGGCAGAAGGACAAAGTTTAAGGAAAAGAGATGCTATGTACACACAAACACAAGATGGCCATATTTATTTGAATGCAGTAGTGCTATCACTTTTTGAAAGCATAATTTTGCTACTCAGAGCTGTTTACTTGGCAATTTTGTTCTTGCCCTGCATAGCTATGGCTCCTTTTGCAGGTCCTCTCAGCGTTAAGTTTAGGAACACATGGCTCTATGTTGTTCGTCTTACGCTTGAAAAAGCAGGACCAGCATTTATTAAATGGGGTCAATGGGCTGCAACAAGACCAGATCTTTTTCCCCAAGATCTATGTAGAGAACTTGCAACACTTCATGCTAAAGCACCTGCACATAGTTTTGCCTTCACCAGAATGACTATTGAGAGGGCCTTTGGACGTAAGCTGCCTGAAATCTTTTCTAACTTTGAAGAGGAACCTATAGCATCTGGCAGTG GCCAAGTTCATCGAGCTACTTTAAAATATAGATATCCTGGTCAGGAGATTGAACCCATTGTAGTGGCTGTAAAGGTTCGCCATCCAAGTGTTGCTGATGCAATTAGAAGGGATTttgtattattaaattttttagccaaaattttaaagtttgttCCCACATTAAAATGGTCTAGATTGGAAGAAAGCATACAACAGTTTGCTGTCTTCATGATGTCTCAAGTTGATCTTGCAAGAGAAGCAGCCCATTTGAGCCGTTTCATCTATAATTTCCGGAGATGGAAGGATGTCTCATTCCCAAGGCCTCTGTATCCCCTAGTGCACCCAGATGTGCTTGTTGAAACTTATGAACAAGGTGAAAGTGTGCTGCACTACGTTGATGATGTTGAAGGAAACAAAAGAATTAAAAGTGCCCTTGCTCACATTGGAACACAAGCTCTTTTAAAGATGCTTTTG GTTGATAATTTCATCCATGCAGACATGCATCCTGGAAATATTCTTGTTCGATTGATGGATCATGATCCGCATAAGCAGCTCTTTGGATCAAGACCTCATGTTGTCTTCCTTGATGTCGGAATGACTGCTGAACTTTCAAAGAGAGATCGACTGAATACACTGGAATTCTTCAAGGCCATTGCTGTTCTTGATGGTCGAACTGCTGCAGAGTGCATACTTAGATTATCTAAACAGCAGAACTGCCCAGATCCTAGGGCTTTCATCGAG GAAGTTGAGAAGTGTTACAATTTATGGAGGTCCCCAGATGAGAGTGGTGTTCGACCTGCTGACTGCTTGCAGCAACTACTAGAACATGTAAGACGCCATAAAGTCAATATTGATGGCAATGTTTGCATTGTGATGGTGACTACTTTGGTTCTTGAG GGATGGCAGCGGAAACTGGATCCAGATTATGATGTGATGCACACTTTGCAGTCATTGCTATTTAAAGTTGATTGGGCAGACTCACTCTTATATACATTTGAGGGACTCATGGCTCCATGA